A single window of Gossypium hirsutum isolate 1008001.06 chromosome A10, Gossypium_hirsutum_v2.1, whole genome shotgun sequence DNA harbors:
- the LOC121208458 gene encoding protein FAR1-RELATED SEQUENCE 11 isoform X3, whose product MKLSEDGKMQRNRKSSRCGCRAYMRIVKCADFNVPEWRVTAFSNIHNHELLKANEVCLLPAYCTITPDDKARICMFAKAGMSVRQMLRLMELEKGVKLGCLPFTEIDVRNLLQSFRNVNRDNDPIDLIAMCKKLKDENPNFQYDFKLDGHNRLEHIAWTYASSVQLYVSFGDAVIFDTTHRLDAYDMLLGVWAGVENHGMTTFFGCVLLRDENIQSFSWGLKTFLGFMKGKAPQTLLTDQNMWLKEAIAIEMPETKHAFSICHIISKFSDWFSVLLGSRYDDWKSDFYRLYGLELLEEFEEEWREMIDKYGLHGLTSLCQSETTTTFIQRILSAQSLLDRFVEQVAEVVEFNDRGSKQKQRRKSQKVCLKTGSPIESHAATVLTPYAFGKLQEELLLAPQYASFVVDEGCFEVKHHTQMDGGCEVICVLCEEQISCSCHHFEFSGILCRHVLLVLSSNNCFHIPDPYLPSRWRLNSSSSINPLSNATRQHSEKIQLLESLTSALIAESIETKERLDVACEQTAMVLSRIKDLPRTTQSANDIVYNCPSDLILPEVEDADGIVQSFTMGTSHEPLTSGKLKDRRPRDGIDITRKRRHYSDSCCGHFEHDSSDCPMMEGDNLNGDALGYI is encoded by the exons ATGAAGTTATCTGAAGATGGGAAGATGCAGAGGAATCGCAAATCATCGCGTTGCGGTTGTCGAGCATACATGCGCATTGTCAAGTGTGCAGATTTCAATGTTCCTGAATGGCGTGTTACTGCCTTTAGCAACATCCACAACCATGAACTCTTAAAAGCAAATGAAGTATGTCTTCTTCCTGCCTACTGTACCATTACTCCAGATGACAAAGCACGGATTTGCATGTTTGCAAAAGCTGGAATGTCAGTGAGACAAATGTTAAGATTGATGGAGCTAGAGAAAGGAGTTAAGTTAGGCTGTTTACCGTTTACAGAAATAGATGTGAGGAACCTGCTGCAGTCTTTTAGAAATGTCAATCGCGATAATGATCCTATTGATCTTATTGCAATGTGCAAAAAACTAAAAGATGAAAATCCCAACTTTCAATATGATTTCAAATTAGATGGCCATAACAGGCTGGAACATATTGCATGGACTTATGCTTCGTCTGTTCAGTTATACGTGTCATTTGGAGATGCTGTGATTTTCGATACGACGCACCGCCTGGATGCCTATGACATGCTATTAGGTGTATGGGCTGGAGTAGAAAATCATGGAATGACTACTTTTTTTGGATGTGTCCTTTTACGAGATGAAAACATACAATCTTTCTCATGGGGATTGAAG ACATTTTTGGGCTTCATGAAAGGAAAGGCTCCACAAACCCTACTAACTGACCAAAATATGTGGCTGAAAGAGGCAATTGCTATTGAAATGCCTGAAACGAAGCATGCTTTTAGTATTTGCCACATTATCTCAAAGTTCTCTGATTGGTTCTCTGTTTTGCTTGGGTCACGATATGATGACTGGAAATCTGATTTTTATCGGCTTTATGGTCTGGAGCTGTTAGAAGAATTTGAAGAAGAATGGAGAGAaatgattgataaatatggacTCCATG GTTTGACAAGTTTATGTCAATCAGAGACCACTACTACTTTCATCCAACGGATTTTGAGTGCACAGTCCCTACTAGATCGTTTTGTAGAACAA gtGGCTGAGGTTGTTGAATTCAATGACCGTGGTTCCAAGCAAAAGCAGCGAAGGAAATCGCAGAAAGTCTGCCTTAAAACAGGCTCACCAATTGAATCTCATGCGGCTACTGTTCTTACACCGTATGCCTTTGGTAAGCTCCAAGAAGAGCTTTTATTGGCTCCACAATATGCATCCTTTGTGGTTGATGAAGGCTGCTTCGAGGTCAAACACCATACCCAAATGGATGGAGGGTGTGAAGTGATCTGCGTTCTGTGTGAAGAGCAGATTAGTTGTAGTTGCCATCATTTTGAGTTTTCAGGTATTCTTTGCAGGCATGTTCTTCTTGTTCTATCTAGTAATAACTGTTTCCATATTCCAGACCCATACCTGCCGAGCCGTTGGCGTTTGAATAGTTCGTCTTCCATAAACCCATTAAGCAATGCAACGAGACAGCACTCCGAAAAGATTCAGTTGTTAGAGTCCTTGACTTCAGCACTCATAGCAGAGTCAATCGAAACAAAGGAACGCCTCGATGTTGCTTGTGAGCAAACCGCCATGGTTCTTTCCCGCATCAAGGACCTTCCTAGGACGACACAAAGTGCAAATGATATCGTATACAATTGTCCATCTGATTTGATCTTACCAGAGGTAGAAGATGCAGATGGAATTGTTCAAAGCTTCACAATGGGGACTTCTCATGAACCTCTCACTTCAGGAAAGCTGAAGGATAGAAGGCCAAGAGATGGGATTGATATAACTCGAAAACGAAGACATTATTCTGATTCTTGCTGTGGGCATTTCGAACATGATTCATCAGATTGCCCAATGATGGAAGGGGACAATTTGAATGGAGATGCATTAGGATATATTTAA
- the LOC121208458 gene encoding protein FAR1-RELATED SEQUENCE 11 isoform X6, translated as MKLSEDGKMQRNRKSSRCGCRAYMRIVKCADFNVPEWRVTAFSNIHNHELLKANEVCLLPAYCTITPDDKARICMFAKAGMSVRQMLRLMELEKGVKLGCLPFTEIDVRNLLQSFRNVNRDNDPIDLIAMCKKLKDENPNFQYDFKLDGHNRLEHIAWTYASSVQLYVSFGDAVIFDTTHRLDAYDMLLGVWAGVENHGMTTFFGCVLLRDENIQSFSWGLKTFLGFMKGKAPQTLLTDQNMWLKEAIAIEMPETKHAFSICHIISKFSDWFSVLLGSRYDDWKSDFYRLYGLELLEEFEEEWREMIDKYGLHGLTSLCQSETTTTFIQRILSAQSLLDRFVEQVAEVVEFNDRGSKQKQRRKSQKVCLKTGSPIESHAATVLTPYAFDPYLPSRWRLNSSSSINPLSNATRQHSEKIQLLESLTSALIAESIETKERLDVACEQTAMVLSRIKDLPRTTQSANDIVYNCPSDLILPEVEDADGIVQSFTMGTSHEPLTSGKLKDRRPRDGIDITRKRRHYSDSCCGHFEHDSSDCPMMEGDNLNGDALGYI; from the exons ATGAAGTTATCTGAAGATGGGAAGATGCAGAGGAATCGCAAATCATCGCGTTGCGGTTGTCGAGCATACATGCGCATTGTCAAGTGTGCAGATTTCAATGTTCCTGAATGGCGTGTTACTGCCTTTAGCAACATCCACAACCATGAACTCTTAAAAGCAAATGAAGTATGTCTTCTTCCTGCCTACTGTACCATTACTCCAGATGACAAAGCACGGATTTGCATGTTTGCAAAAGCTGGAATGTCAGTGAGACAAATGTTAAGATTGATGGAGCTAGAGAAAGGAGTTAAGTTAGGCTGTTTACCGTTTACAGAAATAGATGTGAGGAACCTGCTGCAGTCTTTTAGAAATGTCAATCGCGATAATGATCCTATTGATCTTATTGCAATGTGCAAAAAACTAAAAGATGAAAATCCCAACTTTCAATATGATTTCAAATTAGATGGCCATAACAGGCTGGAACATATTGCATGGACTTATGCTTCGTCTGTTCAGTTATACGTGTCATTTGGAGATGCTGTGATTTTCGATACGACGCACCGCCTGGATGCCTATGACATGCTATTAGGTGTATGGGCTGGAGTAGAAAATCATGGAATGACTACTTTTTTTGGATGTGTCCTTTTACGAGATGAAAACATACAATCTTTCTCATGGGGATTGAAG ACATTTTTGGGCTTCATGAAAGGAAAGGCTCCACAAACCCTACTAACTGACCAAAATATGTGGCTGAAAGAGGCAATTGCTATTGAAATGCCTGAAACGAAGCATGCTTTTAGTATTTGCCACATTATCTCAAAGTTCTCTGATTGGTTCTCTGTTTTGCTTGGGTCACGATATGATGACTGGAAATCTGATTTTTATCGGCTTTATGGTCTGGAGCTGTTAGAAGAATTTGAAGAAGAATGGAGAGAaatgattgataaatatggacTCCATG GTTTGACAAGTTTATGTCAATCAGAGACCACTACTACTTTCATCCAACGGATTTTGAGTGCACAGTCCCTACTAGATCGTTTTGTAGAACAA gtGGCTGAGGTTGTTGAATTCAATGACCGTGGTTCCAAGCAAAAGCAGCGAAGGAAATCGCAGAAAGTCTGCCTTAAAACAGGCTCACCAATTGAATCTCATGCGGCTACTGTTCTTACACCGTATGCCTTTG ACCCATACCTGCCGAGCCGTTGGCGTTTGAATAGTTCGTCTTCCATAAACCCATTAAGCAATGCAACGAGACAGCACTCCGAAAAGATTCAGTTGTTAGAGTCCTTGACTTCAGCACTCATAGCAGAGTCAATCGAAACAAAGGAACGCCTCGATGTTGCTTGTGAGCAAACCGCCATGGTTCTTTCCCGCATCAAGGACCTTCCTAGGACGACACAAAGTGCAAATGATATCGTATACAATTGTCCATCTGATTTGATCTTACCAGAGGTAGAAGATGCAGATGGAATTGTTCAAAGCTTCACAATGGGGACTTCTCATGAACCTCTCACTTCAGGAAAGCTGAAGGATAGAAGGCCAAGAGATGGGATTGATATAACTCGAAAACGAAGACATTATTCTGATTCTTGCTGTGGGCATTTCGAACATGATTCATCAGATTGCCCAATGATGGAAGGGGACAATTTGAATGGAGATGCATTAGGATATATTTAA
- the LOC121208458 gene encoding protein FAR1-RELATED SEQUENCE 11 isoform X2, producing MKLSEDGKMQRNRKSSRCGCRAYMRIVKCADFNVPEWRVTAFSNIHNHELLKANEVCLLPAYCTITPDDKARICMFAKAGMSVRQMLRLMELEKGVKLGCLPFTEIDVRNLLQSFRNVNRDNDPIDLIAMCKKLKDENPNFQYDFKLDGHNRLEHIAWTYASSVQLYVSFGDAVIFDTTHRLDAYDMLLGVWAGVENHGMTTFFGCVLLRDENIQSFSWGLKTFLGFMKGKAPQTLLTDQNMWLKEAIAIEMPETKHAFSICHIISKFSDWFSVLLGSRYDDWKSDFYRLYGLELLEEFEEEWREMIDKYGLHGNKHIIRLYALRTFWALPFLRPYLFAGLTSLCQSETTTTFIQRILSAQSLLDRFVEQVAEVVEFNDRGSKQKQRRKSQKVCLKTGSPIESHAATVLTPYAFGKLQEELLLAPQYASFVVDEGCFEVKHHTQMDGGCEVICVLCEEQISCSCHHFEFSDPYLPSRWRLNSSSSINPLSNATRQHSEKIQLLESLTSALIAESIETKERLDVACEQTAMVLSRIKDLPRTTQSANDIVYNCPSDLILPEVEDADGIVQSFTMGTSHEPLTSGKLKDRRPRDGIDITRKRRHYSDSCCGHFEHDSSDCPMMEGDNLNGDALGYI from the exons ATGAAGTTATCTGAAGATGGGAAGATGCAGAGGAATCGCAAATCATCGCGTTGCGGTTGTCGAGCATACATGCGCATTGTCAAGTGTGCAGATTTCAATGTTCCTGAATGGCGTGTTACTGCCTTTAGCAACATCCACAACCATGAACTCTTAAAAGCAAATGAAGTATGTCTTCTTCCTGCCTACTGTACCATTACTCCAGATGACAAAGCACGGATTTGCATGTTTGCAAAAGCTGGAATGTCAGTGAGACAAATGTTAAGATTGATGGAGCTAGAGAAAGGAGTTAAGTTAGGCTGTTTACCGTTTACAGAAATAGATGTGAGGAACCTGCTGCAGTCTTTTAGAAATGTCAATCGCGATAATGATCCTATTGATCTTATTGCAATGTGCAAAAAACTAAAAGATGAAAATCCCAACTTTCAATATGATTTCAAATTAGATGGCCATAACAGGCTGGAACATATTGCATGGACTTATGCTTCGTCTGTTCAGTTATACGTGTCATTTGGAGATGCTGTGATTTTCGATACGACGCACCGCCTGGATGCCTATGACATGCTATTAGGTGTATGGGCTGGAGTAGAAAATCATGGAATGACTACTTTTTTTGGATGTGTCCTTTTACGAGATGAAAACATACAATCTTTCTCATGGGGATTGAAG ACATTTTTGGGCTTCATGAAAGGAAAGGCTCCACAAACCCTACTAACTGACCAAAATATGTGGCTGAAAGAGGCAATTGCTATTGAAATGCCTGAAACGAAGCATGCTTTTAGTATTTGCCACATTATCTCAAAGTTCTCTGATTGGTTCTCTGTTTTGCTTGGGTCACGATATGATGACTGGAAATCTGATTTTTATCGGCTTTATGGTCTGGAGCTGTTAGAAGAATTTGAAGAAGAATGGAGAGAaatgattgataaatatggacTCCATGGTAATAAGCACATTATCAGGTTATATGCATTGCGGACATTTTGGGCTTTGCCATTCTTGAGGCCTTACTTATTTGCAGGTTTGACAAGTTTATGTCAATCAGAGACCACTACTACTTTCATCCAACGGATTTTGAGTGCACAGTCCCTACTAGATCGTTTTGTAGAACAA gtGGCTGAGGTTGTTGAATTCAATGACCGTGGTTCCAAGCAAAAGCAGCGAAGGAAATCGCAGAAAGTCTGCCTTAAAACAGGCTCACCAATTGAATCTCATGCGGCTACTGTTCTTACACCGTATGCCTTTGGTAAGCTCCAAGAAGAGCTTTTATTGGCTCCACAATATGCATCCTTTGTGGTTGATGAAGGCTGCTTCGAGGTCAAACACCATACCCAAATGGATGGAGGGTGTGAAGTGATCTGCGTTCTGTGTGAAGAGCAGATTAGTTGTAGTTGCCATCATTTTGAGTTTTCAG ACCCATACCTGCCGAGCCGTTGGCGTTTGAATAGTTCGTCTTCCATAAACCCATTAAGCAATGCAACGAGACAGCACTCCGAAAAGATTCAGTTGTTAGAGTCCTTGACTTCAGCACTCATAGCAGAGTCAATCGAAACAAAGGAACGCCTCGATGTTGCTTGTGAGCAAACCGCCATGGTTCTTTCCCGCATCAAGGACCTTCCTAGGACGACACAAAGTGCAAATGATATCGTATACAATTGTCCATCTGATTTGATCTTACCAGAGGTAGAAGATGCAGATGGAATTGTTCAAAGCTTCACAATGGGGACTTCTCATGAACCTCTCACTTCAGGAAAGCTGAAGGATAGAAGGCCAAGAGATGGGATTGATATAACTCGAAAACGAAGACATTATTCTGATTCTTGCTGTGGGCATTTCGAACATGATTCATCAGATTGCCCAATGATGGAAGGGGACAATTTGAATGGAGATGCATTAGGATATATTTAA
- the LOC121208458 gene encoding protein FAR1-RELATED SEQUENCE 11 isoform X5, whose amino-acid sequence MKLSEDGKMQRNRKSSRCGCRAYMRIVKCADFNVPEWRVTAFSNIHNHELLKANEVCLLPAYCTITPDDKARICMFAKAGMSVRQMLRLMELEKGVKLGCLPFTEIDVRNLLQSFRNVNRDNDPIDLIAMCKKLKDENPNFQYDFKLDGHNRLEHIAWTYASSVQLYVSFGDAVIFDTTHRLDAYDMLLGVWAGVENHGMTTFFGCVLLRDENIQSFSWGLKTFLGFMKGKAPQTLLTDQNMWLKEAIAIEMPETKHAFSICHIISKFSDWFSVLLGSRYDDWKSDFYRLYGLELLEEFEEEWREMIDKYGLHGNKHIIRLYALRTFWALPFLRPYLFAGLTSLCQSETTTTFIQRILSAQSLLDRFVEQVAEVVEFNDRGSKQKQRRKSQKVCLKTGSPIESHAATVLTPYAFDPYLPSRWRLNSSSSINPLSNATRQHSEKIQLLESLTSALIAESIETKERLDVACEQTAMVLSRIKDLPRTTQSANDIVYNCPSDLILPEVEDADGIVQSFTMGTSHEPLTSGKLKDRRPRDGIDITRKRRHYSDSCCGHFEHDSSDCPMMEGDNLNGDALGYI is encoded by the exons ATGAAGTTATCTGAAGATGGGAAGATGCAGAGGAATCGCAAATCATCGCGTTGCGGTTGTCGAGCATACATGCGCATTGTCAAGTGTGCAGATTTCAATGTTCCTGAATGGCGTGTTACTGCCTTTAGCAACATCCACAACCATGAACTCTTAAAAGCAAATGAAGTATGTCTTCTTCCTGCCTACTGTACCATTACTCCAGATGACAAAGCACGGATTTGCATGTTTGCAAAAGCTGGAATGTCAGTGAGACAAATGTTAAGATTGATGGAGCTAGAGAAAGGAGTTAAGTTAGGCTGTTTACCGTTTACAGAAATAGATGTGAGGAACCTGCTGCAGTCTTTTAGAAATGTCAATCGCGATAATGATCCTATTGATCTTATTGCAATGTGCAAAAAACTAAAAGATGAAAATCCCAACTTTCAATATGATTTCAAATTAGATGGCCATAACAGGCTGGAACATATTGCATGGACTTATGCTTCGTCTGTTCAGTTATACGTGTCATTTGGAGATGCTGTGATTTTCGATACGACGCACCGCCTGGATGCCTATGACATGCTATTAGGTGTATGGGCTGGAGTAGAAAATCATGGAATGACTACTTTTTTTGGATGTGTCCTTTTACGAGATGAAAACATACAATCTTTCTCATGGGGATTGAAG ACATTTTTGGGCTTCATGAAAGGAAAGGCTCCACAAACCCTACTAACTGACCAAAATATGTGGCTGAAAGAGGCAATTGCTATTGAAATGCCTGAAACGAAGCATGCTTTTAGTATTTGCCACATTATCTCAAAGTTCTCTGATTGGTTCTCTGTTTTGCTTGGGTCACGATATGATGACTGGAAATCTGATTTTTATCGGCTTTATGGTCTGGAGCTGTTAGAAGAATTTGAAGAAGAATGGAGAGAaatgattgataaatatggacTCCATGGTAATAAGCACATTATCAGGTTATATGCATTGCGGACATTTTGGGCTTTGCCATTCTTGAGGCCTTACTTATTTGCAGGTTTGACAAGTTTATGTCAATCAGAGACCACTACTACTTTCATCCAACGGATTTTGAGTGCACAGTCCCTACTAGATCGTTTTGTAGAACAA gtGGCTGAGGTTGTTGAATTCAATGACCGTGGTTCCAAGCAAAAGCAGCGAAGGAAATCGCAGAAAGTCTGCCTTAAAACAGGCTCACCAATTGAATCTCATGCGGCTACTGTTCTTACACCGTATGCCTTTG ACCCATACCTGCCGAGCCGTTGGCGTTTGAATAGTTCGTCTTCCATAAACCCATTAAGCAATGCAACGAGACAGCACTCCGAAAAGATTCAGTTGTTAGAGTCCTTGACTTCAGCACTCATAGCAGAGTCAATCGAAACAAAGGAACGCCTCGATGTTGCTTGTGAGCAAACCGCCATGGTTCTTTCCCGCATCAAGGACCTTCCTAGGACGACACAAAGTGCAAATGATATCGTATACAATTGTCCATCTGATTTGATCTTACCAGAGGTAGAAGATGCAGATGGAATTGTTCAAAGCTTCACAATGGGGACTTCTCATGAACCTCTCACTTCAGGAAAGCTGAAGGATAGAAGGCCAAGAGATGGGATTGATATAACTCGAAAACGAAGACATTATTCTGATTCTTGCTGTGGGCATTTCGAACATGATTCATCAGATTGCCCAATGATGGAAGGGGACAATTTGAATGGAGATGCATTAGGATATATTTAA
- the LOC121208458 gene encoding protein FAR1-RELATED SEQUENCE 11 isoform X1 — translation MKLSEDGKMQRNRKSSRCGCRAYMRIVKCADFNVPEWRVTAFSNIHNHELLKANEVCLLPAYCTITPDDKARICMFAKAGMSVRQMLRLMELEKGVKLGCLPFTEIDVRNLLQSFRNVNRDNDPIDLIAMCKKLKDENPNFQYDFKLDGHNRLEHIAWTYASSVQLYVSFGDAVIFDTTHRLDAYDMLLGVWAGVENHGMTTFFGCVLLRDENIQSFSWGLKTFLGFMKGKAPQTLLTDQNMWLKEAIAIEMPETKHAFSICHIISKFSDWFSVLLGSRYDDWKSDFYRLYGLELLEEFEEEWREMIDKYGLHGNKHIIRLYALRTFWALPFLRPYLFAGLTSLCQSETTTTFIQRILSAQSLLDRFVEQVAEVVEFNDRGSKQKQRRKSQKVCLKTGSPIESHAATVLTPYAFGKLQEELLLAPQYASFVVDEGCFEVKHHTQMDGGCEVICVLCEEQISCSCHHFEFSGILCRHVLLVLSSNNCFHIPDPYLPSRWRLNSSSSINPLSNATRQHSEKIQLLESLTSALIAESIETKERLDVACEQTAMVLSRIKDLPRTTQSANDIVYNCPSDLILPEVEDADGIVQSFTMGTSHEPLTSGKLKDRRPRDGIDITRKRRHYSDSCCGHFEHDSSDCPMMEGDNLNGDALGYI, via the exons ATGAAGTTATCTGAAGATGGGAAGATGCAGAGGAATCGCAAATCATCGCGTTGCGGTTGTCGAGCATACATGCGCATTGTCAAGTGTGCAGATTTCAATGTTCCTGAATGGCGTGTTACTGCCTTTAGCAACATCCACAACCATGAACTCTTAAAAGCAAATGAAGTATGTCTTCTTCCTGCCTACTGTACCATTACTCCAGATGACAAAGCACGGATTTGCATGTTTGCAAAAGCTGGAATGTCAGTGAGACAAATGTTAAGATTGATGGAGCTAGAGAAAGGAGTTAAGTTAGGCTGTTTACCGTTTACAGAAATAGATGTGAGGAACCTGCTGCAGTCTTTTAGAAATGTCAATCGCGATAATGATCCTATTGATCTTATTGCAATGTGCAAAAAACTAAAAGATGAAAATCCCAACTTTCAATATGATTTCAAATTAGATGGCCATAACAGGCTGGAACATATTGCATGGACTTATGCTTCGTCTGTTCAGTTATACGTGTCATTTGGAGATGCTGTGATTTTCGATACGACGCACCGCCTGGATGCCTATGACATGCTATTAGGTGTATGGGCTGGAGTAGAAAATCATGGAATGACTACTTTTTTTGGATGTGTCCTTTTACGAGATGAAAACATACAATCTTTCTCATGGGGATTGAAG ACATTTTTGGGCTTCATGAAAGGAAAGGCTCCACAAACCCTACTAACTGACCAAAATATGTGGCTGAAAGAGGCAATTGCTATTGAAATGCCTGAAACGAAGCATGCTTTTAGTATTTGCCACATTATCTCAAAGTTCTCTGATTGGTTCTCTGTTTTGCTTGGGTCACGATATGATGACTGGAAATCTGATTTTTATCGGCTTTATGGTCTGGAGCTGTTAGAAGAATTTGAAGAAGAATGGAGAGAaatgattgataaatatggacTCCATGGTAATAAGCACATTATCAGGTTATATGCATTGCGGACATTTTGGGCTTTGCCATTCTTGAGGCCTTACTTATTTGCAGGTTTGACAAGTTTATGTCAATCAGAGACCACTACTACTTTCATCCAACGGATTTTGAGTGCACAGTCCCTACTAGATCGTTTTGTAGAACAA gtGGCTGAGGTTGTTGAATTCAATGACCGTGGTTCCAAGCAAAAGCAGCGAAGGAAATCGCAGAAAGTCTGCCTTAAAACAGGCTCACCAATTGAATCTCATGCGGCTACTGTTCTTACACCGTATGCCTTTGGTAAGCTCCAAGAAGAGCTTTTATTGGCTCCACAATATGCATCCTTTGTGGTTGATGAAGGCTGCTTCGAGGTCAAACACCATACCCAAATGGATGGAGGGTGTGAAGTGATCTGCGTTCTGTGTGAAGAGCAGATTAGTTGTAGTTGCCATCATTTTGAGTTTTCAGGTATTCTTTGCAGGCATGTTCTTCTTGTTCTATCTAGTAATAACTGTTTCCATATTCCAGACCCATACCTGCCGAGCCGTTGGCGTTTGAATAGTTCGTCTTCCATAAACCCATTAAGCAATGCAACGAGACAGCACTCCGAAAAGATTCAGTTGTTAGAGTCCTTGACTTCAGCACTCATAGCAGAGTCAATCGAAACAAAGGAACGCCTCGATGTTGCTTGTGAGCAAACCGCCATGGTTCTTTCCCGCATCAAGGACCTTCCTAGGACGACACAAAGTGCAAATGATATCGTATACAATTGTCCATCTGATTTGATCTTACCAGAGGTAGAAGATGCAGATGGAATTGTTCAAAGCTTCACAATGGGGACTTCTCATGAACCTCTCACTTCAGGAAAGCTGAAGGATAGAAGGCCAAGAGATGGGATTGATATAACTCGAAAACGAAGACATTATTCTGATTCTTGCTGTGGGCATTTCGAACATGATTCATCAGATTGCCCAATGATGGAAGGGGACAATTTGAATGGAGATGCATTAGGATATATTTAA